The following coding sequences lie in one Pseudomonas syringae CC1557 genomic window:
- a CDS encoding tripartite tricarboxylate transporter permease, with amino-acid sequence MDTFGYLGQGFGVALTPYNLITALSGTLIGTVVGLLPGLGPINGVALLIPIAFALGLPPESALILLAAVYLGCEYGGRISSILLNIPGEASTVMTTLDGYPMARQGLAGVALSLSAWSSFIGAFIATCGMVLFAPLLAKWAIAFGPAEYFVLMVFAIVCLGGMAGDRPLKTFIAALIGLFLSAVGIDANSGVYRFTGDNIHLTDGIQFVVLVLGLFSISEILLLLEKTHRGQEAVKATGRMMFNFKEAASVFVVNIRCGLLGFILGVLPGAGATLASAVAYMTEKRIAGASGKFGQGDMRGLAAPETAIGATACGALVPMLTLGVPGSGTTAVMIGALSLYNITPGPMLFQQQPDIVWGLIASLFIANTMLVILNIPMIRIFTRILAVPNWALVPVIAIITGIGVYAVHATTFDLFLMVGIGIFGYILRKLDFPLSPILLGFILGGLMEQNLRRALSISNGELGILWSSPITLGVWVVTVFMLLFPLLRIWRKRAKQRAAAIHG; translated from the coding sequence ATGGATACTTTCGGCTATCTGGGCCAGGGCTTCGGCGTCGCCCTCACCCCGTACAACCTGATCACCGCGCTGTCCGGCACGCTGATCGGTACCGTCGTCGGCCTGCTGCCGGGGCTGGGACCGATCAACGGCGTGGCGCTGTTGATCCCGATTGCGTTTGCCCTGGGTCTGCCGCCTGAATCGGCACTGATTCTGTTGGCGGCGGTGTACCTCGGCTGTGAATACGGCGGCCGTATCAGCTCGATCCTGCTCAATATCCCCGGTGAAGCTTCGACAGTCATGACCACGCTGGACGGCTATCCGATGGCGCGTCAGGGCCTGGCCGGGGTCGCTTTGTCGCTGTCGGCATGGAGCTCGTTCATCGGTGCCTTCATTGCCACCTGCGGCATGGTGCTGTTCGCGCCCTTGCTCGCCAAATGGGCGATTGCGTTCGGTCCGGCGGAATACTTCGTGCTGATGGTGTTCGCAATTGTCTGTCTGGGCGGCATGGCCGGCGATAGACCACTGAAAACGTTTATCGCGGCGTTGATCGGCTTGTTTCTGTCAGCAGTGGGTATCGATGCCAACAGCGGCGTTTACCGCTTTACCGGCGATAACATCCACCTGACCGATGGCATTCAGTTCGTGGTGCTGGTCCTTGGGCTGTTTTCGATCAGCGAGATTCTGTTGTTGCTGGAGAAAACCCATCGAGGTCAGGAAGCGGTCAAAGCTACCGGACGCATGATGTTCAACTTCAAGGAAGCCGCTTCAGTGTTTGTGGTCAACATTCGCTGTGGGCTGCTGGGCTTCATCCTCGGCGTGCTGCCGGGTGCCGGTGCGACGCTGGCCAGCGCGGTTGCCTACATGACCGAAAAACGCATCGCCGGGGCTAGCGGCAAGTTCGGCCAGGGTGACATGCGCGGCCTGGCAGCACCGGAAACCGCCATCGGCGCAACGGCCTGCGGCGCGCTGGTGCCGATGCTTACGCTGGGCGTTCCCGGCTCTGGCACTACGGCAGTGATGATCGGTGCGTTGTCGTTGTACAACATCACACCCGGCCCGATGCTGTTTCAGCAACAACCGGACATCGTCTGGGGCCTGATCGCGTCGTTGTTCATCGCCAACACCATGCTGGTGATCCTCAACATCCCGATGATCCGCATCTTCACCCGCATACTTGCGGTGCCGAACTGGGCACTGGTGCCCGTGATCGCGATCATCACCGGGATTGGTGTGTATGCGGTGCATGCCACCACCTTCGACCTGTTCCTGATGGTCGGCATCGGCATCTTCGGTTACATCCTGCGCAAGCTGGACTTCCCGTTGTCGCCGATCCTGCTCGGGTTCATCCTCGGCGGCCTGATGGAGCAGAATCTGCGCCGCGCGCTGTCGATCTCCAACGGTGAACTGGGAATTCTCTGGTCCAGTCCGATCACGCTCGGGGTCTGGGTGGTGACCGTGTTCATGCTGCTGTTCCCGCTGCTCCGGATCTGGCGTAAACGCGCGAAGCAGCGAGCTGCCGCGATTCATGGCTGA
- a CDS encoding Bug family tripartite tricarboxylate transporter substrate binding protein, whose translation MTFSLRQIATTTGCMLLASQLLAEPRRPECIAPASPGGGFDLTCKLIQSALINEKILTTPMRVTYMPGGVGAVAYNAVVAQRPADAGTLVAWSSGSLLNLAQGKFGRFDENAVRWLAAVGTSYGAIAVKSDSPYKNLDDLVQALKADPSKVVIGSGGTVGSQDWMQTALIAKAAGINPRALRYVALEGGGEIATALLGGHIQVGSTDISDSMPHILSGDMRLLAVFADKRIDEPEMKNIPTAKEQGYDIVWPVVRGFYLGPKVSDEDFNWWKASFDKILASEDFAKLRDQRELFPFAMTGAELDTYVKKQVADYKMMAREFGLIQ comes from the coding sequence ATGACATTTTCCCTGCGTCAGATCGCGACAACCACTGGATGCATGCTACTCGCCAGCCAATTGCTCGCGGAGCCCAGGCGCCCCGAGTGCATTGCCCCGGCGTCGCCAGGCGGCGGATTCGACCTGACCTGCAAGCTGATTCAGAGCGCGCTGATCAACGAGAAGATTCTGACCACCCCGATGCGCGTGACCTACATGCCCGGCGGTGTCGGTGCTGTGGCGTATAACGCAGTGGTGGCCCAGCGTCCGGCTGATGCAGGCACGCTGGTCGCGTGGTCGAGCGGTTCTCTGCTCAATCTGGCGCAAGGTAAATTCGGTCGCTTCGACGAGAACGCAGTGCGCTGGCTCGCCGCGGTTGGCACCAGCTACGGCGCCATCGCCGTGAAAAGCGACTCGCCGTACAAAAACCTCGACGATCTGGTCCAGGCGTTGAAGGCTGATCCGAGCAAGGTCGTGATCGGCTCAGGCGGCACGGTCGGCAGCCAGGACTGGATGCAGACCGCGCTGATTGCCAAGGCCGCAGGTATCAATCCCCGTGCCTTGCGCTATGTCGCGCTGGAAGGTGGCGGGGAAATCGCCACCGCACTGCTCGGTGGCCATATTCAGGTGGGCAGCACCGACATTTCCGACTCGATGCCGCACATCCTGAGCGGTGACATGCGCCTGCTCGCGGTATTTGCCGACAAGCGCATCGACGAGCCGGAAATGAAAAACATCCCGACCGCCAAGGAACAGGGCTACGACATCGTCTGGCCCGTGGTGCGCGGCTTCTATCTGGGGCCGAAGGTCAGCGACGAAGACTTCAACTGGTGGAAAGCCTCGTTCGACAAGATTCTGGCCTCGGAAGACTTCGCCAAACTGCGTGATCAGCGCGAGCTGTTCCCGTTTGCCATGACCGGCGCGGAACTGGACACCTACGTCAAAAAACAGGTCGCCGACTACAAAATGATGGCCAGGGAATTTGGCCTGATTCAGTAA
- a CDS encoding AbrB family transcriptional regulator, giving the protein MAEPTLRHWWATPLVGLLGGYLASQVGWPLPWMVGSLLAIILVRCLTPWQLAQIPGGRKCGQLIIGIGIGLHFTPVVIEQVLAHFGLIFIGALVTSLSCLVGVWLMLRTGEDRPTAFFSSMPGGSGEMVNLGARNGARLSSVAAAQSLRVLAVVLCVPAIFKYLLGDGAPALHTTVVDWRWLAFLLPVGAALAWLWQRLKQPNPWLFGPLLLSAVVSVAWDLRIGLPNGASQLGQLLIGSGLGCHFNREFFRRAPSFLARTLLGTALTMLIAALAALGLSALTQLDLRSLTLGMMPGGIAEMSLTAEVLQLSVPLVTAMQVMRLLFVLFLAEPLYRRWNRRLAD; this is encoded by the coding sequence ATGGCTGAGCCCACTCTGCGCCACTGGTGGGCGACGCCGCTGGTCGGCCTGCTCGGCGGTTACCTCGCCAGCCAGGTCGGCTGGCCGTTGCCGTGGATGGTCGGTTCTCTGCTGGCGATCATCCTGGTGCGCTGCCTGACACCCTGGCAATTGGCGCAGATTCCCGGTGGCCGCAAATGCGGCCAGTTGATCATCGGCATCGGTATCGGCCTGCACTTCACCCCGGTGGTCATCGAACAGGTGCTCGCGCATTTCGGCCTGATTTTCATTGGCGCGCTGGTCACCAGCCTGTCATGCCTGGTGGGCGTCTGGCTGATGCTGCGCACAGGGGAAGATCGCCCTACGGCGTTTTTCTCCAGCATGCCGGGCGGTTCCGGGGAGATGGTCAACCTCGGCGCTCGCAACGGCGCCAGGCTCAGCAGTGTGGCGGCGGCGCAGAGTCTTCGGGTACTGGCCGTGGTGCTCTGCGTGCCGGCGATCTTCAAGTACCTGCTGGGGGATGGTGCACCTGCCCTGCACACCACGGTTGTGGACTGGCGCTGGCTGGCTTTTCTGCTGCCGGTCGGTGCAGCACTGGCCTGGCTGTGGCAACGTCTCAAACAGCCTAACCCGTGGCTATTCGGCCCGTTGCTGCTCAGTGCCGTGGTGAGCGTGGCCTGGGACCTGCGGATCGGCTTGCCCAATGGAGCCAGTCAACTCGGTCAATTGCTGATCGGCAGCGGGCTGGGCTGTCATTTCAATCGGGAATTTTTCAGGCGAGCGCCTTCGTTTCTAGCGCGCACGCTGCTGGGCACCGCGCTGACCATGTTGATCGCTGCACTGGCAGCGCTGGGTCTCAGCGCCCTCACCCAACTGGACTTGCGCTCACTGACGCTGGGCATGATGCCCGGTGGCATTGCCGAGATGAGCCTGACCGCGGAGGTGCTGCAACTGTCGGTGCCACTGGTGACGGCCATGCAGGTGATGCGCTTGTTGTTTGTGCTGTTTCTCGCCGAGCCGCTGTACCGACGCTGGAACAGGCGGCTCGCTGACTGA
- a CDS encoding response regulator, protein MRVLLVEDHLQLAESVAQALKSAGLTVDVLHDGVAADLALSSEEYAVAILDVGLPRMDGFEVLARLRARSKNLPVLMLTARSDVKDRVHGLNLGADDYLAKPFELSELEARVKALLRRSVLGGERQQCCGVLTYDLDTRRFTLGEELLALTSREQAVLEALIARPGRVMSKEQLAAQVFGLDEEASPDAIEIYVHRLRKKLDGHAVAIVTFRGLGYLLESRDD, encoded by the coding sequence ATGCGGGTTCTTCTTGTGGAAGATCATCTGCAACTGGCTGAAAGTGTCGCGCAGGCGCTCAAGAGCGCTGGTTTGACCGTTGATGTGCTACATGACGGCGTGGCCGCCGATCTGGCGTTGAGCAGCGAGGAATATGCCGTCGCGATTCTCGATGTGGGCCTGCCGCGCATGGATGGCTTCGAAGTGCTGGCGCGTTTGCGAGCGCGCAGCAAGAACCTGCCAGTGCTGATGCTGACCGCGCGCAGCGACGTCAAGGATCGCGTTCACGGTCTGAATCTGGGGGCAGACGATTATCTGGCCAAGCCATTCGAACTGTCGGAGCTGGAAGCCAGGGTCAAGGCATTGCTGCGTCGCAGCGTGCTGGGCGGCGAACGGCAGCAATGTTGCGGAGTGCTGACCTATGATCTGGACACACGGCGTTTCACATTGGGCGAAGAATTGCTGGCGCTGACGTCACGCGAGCAGGCTGTGCTGGAAGCGCTGATCGCCCGGCCTGGGAGGGTGATGAGCAAGGAGCAACTCGCAGCGCAGGTGTTCGGACTTGATGAAGAAGCCAGTCCCGACGCCATCGAGATCTACGTCCATCGCCTGCGCAAGAAGCTCGACGGGCATGCCGTGGCGATTGTCACCTTTCGTGGTCTGGGGTATCTGCTTGAAAGCCGCGATGATTAA
- a CDS encoding tripartite tricarboxylate transporter TctB family protein: protein MVIQRIFAAILLLACAGLALMAWPYQAPFSYEPVGPRAFPLLMLGLMSAGLLYLLIRPAAIVHTEEEPALDRPTLIKIGACIVLLLIFAGLFEPLGFILSSILIGIPMARLYGGRWLPSIVVVILMSVGLYLLFDKAMDVPLPLGLLSVMEN, encoded by the coding sequence ATGGTCATACAACGCATTTTCGCTGCCATTCTGTTACTGGCATGCGCAGGCCTGGCCCTCATGGCCTGGCCTTATCAGGCACCTTTCTCCTATGAACCGGTCGGCCCTCGTGCCTTTCCGTTGTTGATGCTCGGGCTGATGAGCGCAGGTCTGCTGTACCTGCTGATTCGCCCTGCAGCCATCGTTCACACCGAAGAAGAGCCCGCGCTGGATCGCCCGACCCTGATCAAGATCGGCGCATGCATCGTATTGCTGCTGATCTTTGCCGGACTCTTCGAACCGCTGGGCTTCATTCTCAGCAGCATCCTGATCGGCATTCCCATGGCGCGCCTGTACGGCGGGCGTTGGCTGCCCAGCATTGTGGTGGTCATTCTGATGAGCGTCGGCCTGTACCTGCTGTTCGACAAGGCCATGGATGTCCCTTTGCCTTTGGGCCTGCTCAGCGTTATGGAGAACTGA